A genomic window from Acinetobacter lwoffii includes:
- a CDS encoding HIT family protein, translating to MAETNCPYCNFDEYDVIAKNDYGVVLPEPNSLSEGHCVIIPLRHVASFFEVTDKERKSLMSLLEQARNELQLRYQPAGFHVGFIDGEVFQEKVEHLHIHIIPRYAGKTLKLDERWGIND from the coding sequence ATGGCTGAAACCAACTGCCCCTACTGCAATTTTGACGAATATGATGTCATTGCCAAAAATGATTATGGTGTGGTGTTGCCTGAACCAAATTCATTGTCCGAAGGTCATTGTGTGATCATTCCATTGCGGCATGTGGCCTCATTTTTTGAAGTGACTGACAAAGAACGTAAAAGTTTGATGTCTTTATTGGAACAGGCACGCAATGAACTGCAATTACGCTACCAGCCTGCCGGTTTTCATGTCGGTTTTATTGATGGTGAAGTATTTCAGGAAAAGGTTGAACATCTGCATATTCATATTATTCCGCGTTATGCAGGCAAGACCTTGAAGCTGGATGAGCGCTGGGGAATTAACGATTAA
- a CDS encoding FKBP-type peptidyl-prolyl cis-trans isomerase — translation MKIQISLIVLLLSSGSLFAKEVTNKSPEAEQVGYSFGYLMGKSNADSLQGIDLDAFSAGLKAAAAGKQATLSEEDMARVLTQFKRQAEAKELITLKKQADENAKIGQAFLAENAKKPGIKTTKSGLQYQILQEGKGKSPSANSNVRVHYEGRLIDGTVFDSSIARNQPVVFRTTQVITGWTEGLQLMKEGAKYRFFIPAELAYGQIGSGDVVEPNSTLIFDVELLEIIK, via the coding sequence ATGAAAATACAAATAAGTTTGATAGTTTTACTGCTGAGTTCTGGCAGTCTTTTTGCCAAAGAAGTCACCAATAAAAGCCCTGAGGCTGAACAGGTCGGCTACAGCTTTGGTTATCTGATGGGAAAAAGCAATGCCGATTCCTTACAAGGCATTGATCTGGATGCCTTCAGTGCCGGTTTAAAAGCGGCAGCCGCTGGGAAACAGGCGACTTTAAGTGAGGAAGACATGGCGCGAGTCTTGACCCAATTTAAGCGTCAGGCTGAAGCCAAGGAGCTGATTACCTTGAAAAAGCAGGCGGATGAAAATGCCAAAATTGGTCAGGCATTTCTGGCTGAAAATGCTAAAAAACCGGGGATCAAAACCACGAAATCAGGTTTGCAATATCAGATTCTTCAGGAAGGTAAAGGGAAATCGCCGAGCGCAAATAGTAATGTCCGGGTACATTATGAAGGCCGTTTGATCGATGGTACGGTTTTTGATAGCTCAATTGCCCGTAATCAGCCCGTAGTATTTCGTACCACACAGGTCATTACCGGCTGGACCGAAGGTTTACAGCTGATGAAAGAAGGTGCCAAATATCGTTTCTTCATTCCGGCCGAATTGGCCTATGGACAGATTGGTTCAGGGGATGTAGTTGAACCGAACAGTACTTTAATTTTTGATGTGGAATTACTGGAAATTATTAAATAA
- a CDS encoding dienelactone hydrolase family protein, which translates to MAAIKTREIYYTAQDGSPLIGYFAAPETDTPVAGVLVAPEWWGRNEYTEQRARELAEHGYAALAMDMYGDKKVTTNSDQAHQWMMQTFEDPDTIVNRATAALNALAAQDEVNVEKLAAIGFCYGGKVVLDLARSNAPLKAVATFHAILSPKAPAQEGQVQAEILVLHGELDSMVTLDDVASFREEMHAAKVEHEVIVFENAKHGFSNPLADERAKANGVDLGYNAEAERKSLAAMYALLDRHLA; encoded by the coding sequence ATGGCAGCAATCAAGACTCGCGAAATTTATTATACTGCGCAGGATGGCAGCCCATTAATTGGTTATTTTGCCGCCCCAGAAACAGATACCCCTGTTGCCGGTGTACTGGTCGCACCCGAATGGTGGGGTCGGAATGAATATACCGAACAGCGTGCCCGTGAACTTGCAGAACATGGCTATGCGGCCTTGGCCATGGACATGTATGGGGATAAAAAAGTCACGACCAATTCTGATCAGGCTCATCAGTGGATGATGCAAACTTTTGAAGATCCTGACACTATCGTCAACCGTGCAACAGCAGCCTTGAATGCTTTGGCAGCACAGGATGAAGTCAATGTTGAAAAGCTTGCAGCGATTGGTTTCTGTTACGGCGGCAAAGTCGTACTGGATCTGGCCCGTTCTAATGCACCGTTAAAAGCGGTGGCCACTTTCCATGCCATTCTGTCGCCAAAAGCACCTGCTCAGGAAGGTCAGGTACAGGCGGAAATCCTGGTGCTACATGGTGAACTGGACAGCATGGTGACTTTGGATGATGTGGCCAGTTTCCGTGAGGAAATGCATGCCGCCAAAGTCGAGCATGAAGTAATTGTTTTTGAAAATGCCAAACATGGCTTTAGCAACCCGCTTGCGGATGAACGGGCCAAAGCCAATGGTGTAGATCTTGGTTACAATGCAGAAGCGGAACGAAAAAGCTTGGCAGCAATGTATGCCTTGCTGGATCGTCATTTGGCATAA
- a CDS encoding DNA-3-methyladenine glycosylase I has translation MTVQRCGWCSDDPLYITYHDQEWGQALLDENRLFEMLCLEGQQAGLAWITVLRKREAYRKHFFQYSIESIASLTDQQLQIKLEDASLIRHRGKLNAIRENAQAWLKLQQQGINLVEWLWSFTQQPRLNNDVVDYRQAPAQTIESQKMSKALKQAGFKFVGPTICYAFMQAVGMVDDHENHCDFKTISSHLNKS, from the coding sequence ATGACTGTGCAACGCTGTGGCTGGTGCTCCGATGATCCGCTGTATATCACCTACCATGACCAGGAATGGGGACAGGCCCTGCTGGATGAAAATCGCCTGTTTGAAATGCTGTGTCTGGAAGGACAGCAGGCCGGTCTGGCCTGGATTACCGTTCTCAGAAAACGTGAAGCTTATCGTAAACATTTTTTTCAATATTCGATCGAATCTATCGCCTCACTTACAGATCAACAACTCCAAATAAAACTTGAAGATGCTAGCCTGATACGGCATCGCGGCAAACTCAATGCCATTCGGGAAAATGCCCAAGCATGGCTTAAGCTACAGCAGCAAGGGATCAATCTGGTAGAATGGCTCTGGTCTTTTACCCAGCAACCGCGATTGAATAATGATGTTGTGGATTATCGTCAGGCGCCTGCTCAAACCATTGAGAGCCAGAAGATGTCTAAAGCACTCAAACAGGCTGGTTTTAAATTTGTCGGACCCACCATTTGCTATGCCTTTATGCAGGCCGTTGGTATGGTCGATGACCATGAAAATCATTGTGACTTTAAAACAATATCCTCGCATTTAAATAAGAGCTGA
- a CDS encoding M23 family metallopeptidase: protein MRQYLALIWIALIAVLLAACSSTPKKSPSVQLNPILVQKLKNMRMPSSLPIPVARVQARELTDTWGASRSRGRLHEGIDIMAPRGTKVFSATEGLIADLRNNNLGGKVVWILGPGGSWHYYAHLDGHKRGLKVGDYVKKGQLIAYVGNSGNARHTAPHLHYGIYLQGKGRGVVNPYPYLR, encoded by the coding sequence GTGCGCCAATATCTTGCTTTGATATGGATTGCTTTAATAGCTGTGCTGCTGGCAGCCTGTAGCAGTACACCGAAAAAATCCCCCTCTGTACAGCTCAATCCCATTCTGGTGCAAAAGCTGAAAAATATGCGGATGCCTTCTTCTTTGCCAATCCCGGTTGCACGTGTACAGGCACGTGAATTAACAGATACTTGGGGCGCTTCGCGCAGTCGCGGACGTCTGCATGAAGGTATTGATATCATGGCTCCACGTGGAACCAAGGTTTTTAGCGCGACTGAGGGCCTGATTGCGGATTTACGTAATAACAATTTGGGTGGTAAAGTAGTCTGGATTTTGGGTCCAGGCGGCTCCTGGCACTATTATGCGCATCTGGATGGCCATAAACGTGGCTTAAAAGTCGGCGACTATGTCAAAAAAGGCCAGCTGATTGCTTATGTCGGCAACAGCGGCAATGCCCGGCATACTGCTCCCCATCTGCATTATGGAATCTATTTACAGGGCAAGGGCCGCGGTGTGGTCAACCCTTATCCCTATTTACGTTAA
- a CDS encoding FKBP-type peptidyl-prolyl cis-trans isomerase — protein sequence MSKALPIAVAVLLGGAALVPVYYATQNPAAQTTKASKDASAVSKISYALGYEVAHQTPPELDINSFVTGVREGHARTAPAYTEEELQAAYEQFQKEMQQKQVDSAKQAQASSDTFLTENAKKAGIKTTASGLQYLVTKEGTGKQPAATSSVKVHYTGKLVDGTVFDSSVERGEPIEFPLNQVIPGWTEGLQLMKEGGKATLYIPSKLGYGEQGVPGTIPPHSTLIFDVELIEVK from the coding sequence ATGAGTAAGGCCTTACCGATTGCTGTCGCTGTTCTTTTAGGCGGTGCCGCGCTAGTACCTGTTTACTATGCAACTCAAAACCCAGCTGCTCAAACCACAAAAGCATCTAAAGATGCCTCTGCTGTTTCTAAAATTAGCTATGCACTCGGTTATGAAGTCGCTCATCAAACTCCACCTGAGCTGGATATTAACAGCTTTGTGACAGGCGTTCGCGAAGGCCATGCCCGTACTGCTCCTGCTTATACTGAAGAAGAATTACAAGCAGCTTATGAGCAGTTCCAAAAAGAAATGCAGCAGAAGCAAGTGGATAGTGCCAAACAGGCTCAGGCATCAAGTGATACTTTCCTGACCGAAAATGCCAAAAAAGCTGGAATAAAAACCACAGCATCTGGTTTGCAATATTTAGTGACCAAAGAAGGTACGGGCAAGCAGCCTGCAGCAACTTCAAGTGTGAAAGTACATTACACAGGGAAATTAGTTGATGGTACCGTGTTTGACAGTTCGGTTGAACGTGGCGAGCCGATTGAGTTCCCACTCAATCAGGTCATTCCAGGCTGGACCGAAGGTCTGCAACTGATGAAAGAAGGCGGTAAAGCAACCCTGTATATCCCATCTAAACTCGGTTATGGTGAACAGGGCGTGCCAGGTACGATTCCTCCACACAGTACTTTGATTTTTGATGTGGAACTCATCGAAGTAAAATAA
- the mutY gene encoding A/G-specific adenine glycosylase, producing MFVFSDALLEWFDVHGRHDLPWQVTDDPYKVWVSEIMLQQTQVKTVLQYFERFIQRFPTVQDLGQASWDEVAPYWAGLGYYARARNLHKAAGIVTAQQQFPQTLEEWMALPGIGRSTAGALMSLGLRQYGVIMDGNVKRVLSRFFAIEDDLSKPVYERALWQLAEQLCPIERNHDYTQAIMDLGATVCTPKKPLCLYCPMQQHCKAHQQGLENELPFKKAKKPVPVRSAQVLLIQSGTDWLWQQRPNSGLWGGLWCLPIIENAHELEQQCQQLGLKNIVKKTQISHSFTHFTWNLEAIVFTVDQDQQEHLAIELQGCWMHPETAIDCGLPTAMKKLISAVNV from the coding sequence ATGTTCGTATTTTCAGATGCCCTGTTGGAATGGTTTGATGTGCATGGTCGTCATGACTTACCTTGGCAGGTGACAGATGACCCCTATAAAGTCTGGGTCTCTGAAATCATGTTGCAGCAAACCCAGGTCAAAACTGTACTGCAATATTTCGAACGATTCATCCAGCGTTTTCCGACTGTTCAGGATTTAGGTCAAGCCTCATGGGATGAGGTTGCACCTTACTGGGCAGGTCTCGGCTATTATGCGCGCGCCCGCAATCTGCATAAAGCTGCCGGCATCGTAACCGCACAGCAGCAGTTCCCTCAAACCCTGGAAGAATGGATGGCCTTGCCCGGCATTGGCCGTTCTACCGCTGGCGCGCTGATGTCACTCGGTTTACGTCAATATGGCGTAATCATGGATGGTAATGTCAAACGGGTATTGTCACGTTTCTTTGCGATTGAGGATGATCTGTCCAAACCCGTGTATGAGCGTGCCCTCTGGCAACTGGCGGAACAGCTCTGTCCTATCGAACGCAATCATGACTATACCCAAGCGATTATGGATCTGGGCGCGACCGTTTGTACGCCGAAAAAGCCTTTGTGTCTGTATTGTCCAATGCAGCAGCATTGCAAGGCACATCAGCAAGGACTAGAAAATGAATTGCCTTTCAAGAAGGCCAAAAAACCGGTTCCGGTACGCTCTGCTCAGGTCTTGCTGATCCAGTCCGGTACAGACTGGCTCTGGCAGCAACGTCCCAATAGCGGTCTCTGGGGCGGTCTCTGGTGTCTGCCGATTATTGAAAATGCACATGAATTGGAACAGCAATGCCAGCAACTTGGCCTGAAAAATATCGTCAAAAAAACCCAGATTAGCCACAGTTTTACCCATTTTACCTGGAACCTTGAAGCGATTGTTTTTACAGTAGATCAGGATCAGCAGGAACATCTGGCCATTGAACTGCAAGGCTGCTGGATGCATCCAGAGACAGCCATTGATTGCGGTCTGCCAACAGCGATGAAAAAATTGATCTCTGCGGTAAATGTATGA